A genomic region of Papaver somniferum cultivar HN1 chromosome 7, ASM357369v1, whole genome shotgun sequence contains the following coding sequences:
- the LOC113298005 gene encoding cullin-3A-like: protein MVNVDPKLTWKILEDAIREIYNQNISDLSFEELYRNAYNMILQRFGDKLYSGLVTTLAKHIREVSELIEAAQGDLFLEVLKRKWEDHNKALEMIQGILMYMDRTFIPSTHRAPVYQLGLNLWRDNIIHSSQIQTRLLKTLLDLVQRERTGEVIARGGMKNAIMMYVDLGSSVYQDYFEKPFLEVSADFYSVESQQFIESCECGNYLERADRRLDEEMERASKYLATMTKAKIINVVEKEMVANPLQRLVDKGLVKMVVDDKYEDLRRMYSLFGQVSEGLPMIRDVMGCHVRETGKQLVSDPERLKDPMDFVQCLSDKKDKYDKIISLAFNNDKTFQNALNSSFEYFMNLNARTPEFISLFVDCKLRKGLDGISEEDLEIFYDKVLMLFRYVQEKDVFEKYYKQHLAKRLLSGKSISEDAERSLIVKLKTECGYQFTSKLEGMFTDLNTSKDTTQGFYASQTAAKAGESPMLSVQVLTTGFWPTQPRTSCILPAEILELCGRFQAYYLGAHTGRRLTWQMNMGTADLKVTFGNGKKHELNVSSYEMCILMLFNDADRLSYKEIEEATKLPTSDLKRCLQSLACVKGKIVLRKEPMSKDIGVGDTFFFNDKFTCKSYKVKIGTVVT, encoded by the exons ATGGTCAAtgtggatccaaagcttacatgGAAAATACTGGAAGATGCAATCCGTGAAATATACAATCAAAATATCAGTGATCTCAGCTTCGAAGAACTGTACAG GAATGCTTATAATATGATTCTGCAAAGATTTGGGGACAAGCTGTACTCAGGTCTTGTGACAACTTTGGCAAAGCATATAAGAGAAGTATCAGAATTGATAGAAGCTGCTCAGGGGGATTTGTTCCTGGAAGTGCTGAAAAGGAAATGGGAAGATCATAACAAAGCATTAGAAATGATTCAAGGCATATTAATGTACATGGATAGGACATTCATCCCGAGTACCCACAGAGCCCCGGTTTACCAGCTTGGATTGAACCTGTGGAGGGATAACATCATCCATTCTAGTCAAATACAGACAAGGCTTCTTAAAACACTTCTTGACCTTGTGCAGAGAGAGCGAACAGGTGAAGTTATAGCTCGGGGAGGAATGAAGAATGCAATAATGATGTATGTGGATTTGGGTTCTTCTGTCTATCAAGATTATTTTGAAAAGCCTTTTCTTGAGGTCTCAGCCGATTTCTACAGTGTTGAATCTCAGCAATTTATCGAGTCTTGCGAATGTGGAAATTACCTAGAGAGAGCAGACAGACGTCTTGATGAAGAGATGGAGAGGGCTTCCAAATACTTGGCCACTATGACCAAAGCGAAAATAATAAATGTAGTGGAGAAGGAGATGGTTGCCAACCCCTTGCAGAGATTGGTCGATAAGGGCTTGGTGAAGATGGTCGTTGATGACAAGTATGAAGACTTGAGAAGAATGTACAGCTTGTTTGGCCAAGTCTCTGAAGGGCTGCCAATGATTAGAGATGTCATGGGTTGTCATGTCCGAGAAACTGGCAAACAACTGGTTAGTGATCCTGAGAGGCTAAAGGATCCTATGGACTTTGTCCAATGCTTATCGGATAAAAAGGATAAGTATGACAAGATTATCAGTCTGGCTTTTAACAACGACAAGACATTCCAGAATGCTCTGAATTCCTCTTTTGAGTACTTTATGAATCTGAATGCTCGGACTCCCGAGTTTATTTCACTGTTTGTTGATTGTAAGCTTCGGAAGGGACTGGATGGCATCAGCGAGGAAGATTTAGAGATTTTCTATGATAAGGTCTTGATGCTATTCCGCTATGTACAAGAGAAAGATGTGTTTGAGAAGTACTACAAGCAACATcttgcaaaacgacttttgtcagGAAAATCTATCTCGGAAGATGCAGAAAGAAGTTTGATAGTTAAGCTCAAGACAGAATGTGGTTACCAGTTCACCTCTAAGCTGGAAGGAATGTTCACAGACCTGAACACATCTAAAGATACAACTCAAGGATTCTATGCAAGCCAGACTGCTGCTAAGGCTGGTGAGAGCCCGATGCTGTCTGTCCAGGTTCTCACGACTGGGTTCTGGCCCACTCAGCCTAGAACCTCTTGCATCCTTCCGGCCGAAATTTTGGAGTTATGTGGAAGGTTCCAAGCGTATTATCTTGGCGCTCATACTGGCCGGAGACTGACATGGCAAATGAACATGGGTACAGCTGATCTTAAAGTAACTTTTGGGAATGGGAAGAAACATGAGCTCAATGTCTCcagttatgaaatgtgtatactGATGCTGTTTAACGATGCTGATCGGTTGAGCTATAAGGAGATTGAGGAGGCAACAAAGTTACCTACTTCAGACTTGAAGAGATGTCTCCAATCCCTAGCTTGTGTGAAAGGGAAAATTGTCCTTCGGAAGGAACCAATGAGCAAAGACATTGGTGTGGGAGATACATTTTTTTTCAACGACAAGTTCACTTGCAAGTCTTACAAGGTGAAGATAGGTACTGTTGTTACATAG